A region from the Clostridium beijerinckii genome encodes:
- a CDS encoding type I DNA topoisomerase — translation MGQKLVIVESPAKAKTIGKYLGKNYIVEASMGHVRDLPKSRLAVDIENNYTPKYITIRGKGELVDKLRKAAKKADKVYLATDPDREGEAISWHLANILKISEDDTCRIVFNEVTKSAVKASIKEARKIDLDLVDAQQARRILDRLVGYEISPILWKNVKWGLSAGRVQSVALKLICDREKEINEFIPKEYWSIDCILKKERKKFPVRLSTYKGKKIEIENEEISNRIVNELEAGNFIVKNIKKGKKTRNPLPPFTTSTLQQEANKKLNFMTKRTMSIAQGLYEGVEIKGYGTVGLITYMRTDSMRISDEAQAKTKEFIENTYGEKYVPSSPRIYKGKKNIQDAHEAIRPTYTEITPQIAKENLNSEQFKLYSLIWNRFVASQMESCELNTNSIDILNGDYKFKASGSVISFDGFMKIYEYSNEDDENSVLLPELEENEELKTDSLKGTQHFTQPLPRYTEASFVKLLEEKGIGRPSTYVPTISTILGRNYVIREKKNLVPTELGDIVNNIMSEYFEQIVDVDFTADMERKLDNVEDGNENWTKIVGEFFDPLKIAIEKAEKEISKVVIEDKVSDVKCEKCGRMMVIKRGRYGEFLACPGYPECKNAKPIVEELDVPCPECGKTIVVKKSKKGKKFFGCMGYPECKFVSWYEPVKDKCPECNSYMVLKYSKSKGKYIQCSNSECNYKEDLKKDITEEEK, via the coding sequence ATGGGACAAAAACTAGTAATTGTTGAATCGCCGGCAAAAGCAAAAACAATCGGCAAATATTTAGGAAAAAATTATATTGTAGAAGCATCTATGGGGCATGTAAGAGACTTACCTAAAAGTAGATTAGCTGTTGATATAGAAAATAACTATACTCCTAAATATATAACTATTAGAGGAAAGGGCGAATTAGTTGATAAATTGAGAAAAGCTGCTAAAAAAGCAGATAAAGTTTATCTAGCTACCGATCCAGATCGTGAAGGAGAAGCTATTTCATGGCATTTAGCTAATATTTTAAAAATTTCAGAAGATGACACATGTAGAATTGTATTTAACGAAGTTACAAAATCAGCAGTCAAAGCATCTATAAAAGAAGCAAGGAAAATAGATTTAGATTTAGTAGATGCACAACAAGCAAGAAGAATATTAGATAGGCTTGTTGGTTATGAAATAAGTCCAATTTTATGGAAAAATGTGAAATGGGGACTTAGTGCAGGGAGAGTACAATCAGTAGCTTTAAAATTAATATGTGATAGAGAAAAGGAAATAAATGAATTTATTCCTAAAGAGTACTGGTCTATAGATTGTATACTTAAAAAAGAAAGAAAGAAGTTTCCTGTGAGACTTTCAACATATAAAGGAAAAAAGATTGAAATTGAAAATGAAGAAATATCGAATAGAATTGTAAATGAACTTGAAGCTGGAAACTTTATTGTGAAAAACATAAAGAAGGGTAAGAAAACTAGAAATCCACTTCCACCTTTTACAACAAGTACACTTCAACAAGAAGCAAATAAAAAATTAAATTTTATGACTAAAAGAACTATGTCTATAGCACAAGGGCTTTATGAAGGTGTAGAAATAAAAGGTTACGGAACAGTAGGATTAATAACATATATGAGAACTGACTCAATGAGAATTTCAGACGAGGCACAAGCAAAAACTAAAGAATTTATTGAAAATACTTATGGTGAGAAATATGTGCCAAGTTCTCCAAGAATATATAAAGGTAAAAAAAATATTCAGGATGCCCATGAAGCAATAAGACCAACTTATACGGAAATCACACCACAAATTGCAAAAGAAAACTTGAATTCAGAACAATTTAAATTATATTCATTAATATGGAACAGATTTGTAGCAAGCCAAATGGAATCATGTGAACTAAATACAAATTCAATAGATATATTAAATGGCGATTATAAATTTAAAGCATCAGGTTCAGTAATTTCTTTTGATGGTTTTATGAAGATATATGAATATTCAAATGAAGATGACGAAAATTCAGTATTATTACCAGAATTAGAGGAGAATGAAGAACTTAAAACAGATTCACTTAAAGGGACTCAACATTTTACTCAACCGTTACCTAGATACACAGAAGCATCATTTGTTAAATTATTAGAGGAAAAAGGTATAGGCAGACCAAGTACTTATGTACCAACTATTTCAACTATACTTGGAAGGAACTACGTTATTCGTGAAAAGAAAAACTTAGTACCAACAGAACTTGGAGATATAGTAAATAATATTATGAGTGAATATTTCGAACAAATAGTAGATGTAGATTTTACAGCGGATATGGAGAGAAAACTTGATAATGTAGAAGATGGAAATGAAAATTGGACAAAAATAGTTGGAGAATTTTTTGATCCACTTAAAATTGCTATTGAAAAGGCTGAAAAAGAAATATCAAAGGTTGTAATTGAAGACAAGGTCAGTGATGTGAAATGTGAAAAATGTGGACGTATGATGGTTATTAAAAGAGGCAGATATGGTGAATTTTTAGCATGTCCAGGATATCCAGAATGTAAAAATGCTAAGCCTATAGTTGAAGAATTGGATGTACCATGTCCAGAATGCGGGAAAACTATAGTGGTTAAAAAAAGCAAAAAGGGGAAAAAATTCTTTGGATGTATGGGATATCCAGAATGTAAATTTGTAAGTTGGTATGAACCAGTAAAAGATAAATGCCCTGAATGTAATTCTTATATGGTATTGAAGTATTCAAAATCAAAAGGAAAGTATATACAATGTTCAAACAGTGAATGTAATTATAAAGAAGATTTAAAAAAAGATATAACAGAAGAAGAAAAA